A window of the Brumimicrobium sp. genome harbors these coding sequences:
- the tilS gene encoding tRNA lysidine(34) synthetase TilS, which yields MDTSPTYWLACSGGLDSVVLAHLLKESQQSFGILHCNFHLRGEDSNLDQKFVEQLAIELNVPIRIKEFDTFQYMKSHQMNLELAARELRYNWFEEIIEIEKTYIILAHHKNDQIETFFTQLRRGGKVRGLAGMPVYRDGFIRPLLKYSKEELKSLASRYHWAWREDKSNESNEYVRNLYRNKLLHLIEKQGFPIVDVIPLMHDFQHLLSYLNTLPKPNSWKLNEWQNLPIWFKQHLLTHYKVSEFPTEEVDKLLHSEKGKYIGNQETSIWNEGNVLIFVSNKIEDSQKQIKIEEVKIPDFTLLNCIYIDADKVAMPLDARKWKEGDLFQPYGMKGVKTVAKFLRDKKIPSHQKENYWVLEDNTSRIIGIFGFGAGELFKIDKNSQTIWQINLVDK from the coding sequence ATGGATACATCTCCCACATATTGGTTGGCTTGTAGCGGCGGTTTAGATTCTGTTGTTTTGGCTCATTTACTTAAAGAATCACAGCAATCTTTTGGAATTCTACATTGTAATTTTCATTTAAGAGGAGAAGACTCAAATCTGGATCAGAAGTTTGTAGAACAACTTGCCATAGAATTGAATGTCCCCATTAGAATAAAAGAATTCGACACCTTTCAATATATGAAAAGCCATCAAATGAATCTTGAATTAGCCGCCAGAGAATTGCGGTATAATTGGTTTGAGGAAATTATTGAAATAGAAAAGACCTACATTATTCTTGCACATCATAAAAATGACCAAATTGAGACCTTCTTCACTCAATTACGTAGAGGAGGGAAAGTGCGAGGGTTGGCCGGTATGCCTGTTTATCGGGATGGATTTATTCGTCCATTATTAAAGTATTCTAAAGAAGAATTGAAATCTCTAGCATCTCGTTATCATTGGGCTTGGAGAGAAGATAAAAGCAATGAATCCAATGAATATGTACGTAATCTCTATAGAAATAAGCTACTTCATCTAATCGAAAAGCAAGGTTTCCCTATTGTTGATGTTATTCCTTTGATGCATGATTTTCAGCATTTGCTTTCTTATTTAAATACTTTGCCCAAACCAAATTCTTGGAAACTGAATGAATGGCAAAATCTTCCTATTTGGTTTAAACAACATCTTCTTACTCACTACAAAGTTTCTGAATTTCCTACTGAAGAAGTGGATAAACTACTCCATTCTGAAAAAGGGAAATATATCGGTAATCAAGAGACTTCCATTTGGAATGAAGGGAATGTATTAATTTTTGTAAGCAATAAAATAGAAGATTCACAAAAACAAATCAAAATAGAAGAAGTGAAAATCCCTGATTTCACCTTGCTCAACTGTATTTATATAGATGCAGACAAAGTAGCGATGCCGCTGGATGCTCGAAAGTGGAAAGAAGGTGATTTATTTCAGCCGTATGGAATGAAAGGAGTAAAAACAGTTGCAAAATTCCTGAGAGACAAGAAAATCCCTTCTCATCAAAAAGAGAATTATTGGGTGTTAGAAGATAATACTTCTCGTATTATTGGCATTTTTGGTTTTGGAGCTGGAGAGTTATTTAAGATTGACAAAAACTCTCAAACAATTTGGCAAATAAATTTAGTCGATAAATAA
- a CDS encoding SDR family NAD(P)-dependent oxidoreductase produces MKQFAIITGASRGLGRVFATEMAKLKHNLILISLPNEGLSEFSSELLAAYGVDIINYEIDLSNKEIVCATAQDINEKYQVFFLINNAGIGGTKDITKIDLGYIHKIIELNVLGTTTLIHQLLPNLMKQSKSYILNISSLAALTPIGYKTVYPASKAFIHHFSLGLRQELKTTSVSVSVVHPGAMATNPDVTKRMKEQGVLGKLTQLNIEKVAKKCIHQTLHGKRVIVVNRISWTLMYMLPTRMWTHLITKGVKKEINM; encoded by the coding sequence ATGAAACAATTCGCCATCATTACTGGAGCAAGTCGAGGTTTAGGAAGAGTTTTCGCTACAGAAATGGCTAAATTAAAGCATAATCTTATCTTGATTAGTTTACCTAATGAAGGATTAAGTGAATTTTCTTCAGAATTGCTTGCTGCCTATGGAGTAGATATCATAAATTATGAAATTGATTTATCAAATAAAGAAATTGTGTGCGCAACAGCTCAGGATATTAATGAAAAATATCAAGTTTTCTTTCTCATTAATAACGCCGGAATTGGAGGGACAAAAGATATTACCAAAATAGATTTGGGATATATCCATAAAATTATTGAATTAAATGTGTTGGGGACTACAACTTTGATCCATCAATTGCTCCCTAATTTAATGAAACAATCAAAAAGTTATATTTTGAATATCTCAAGTTTGGCTGCTTTGACTCCCATCGGTTATAAAACAGTGTATCCCGCTTCTAAGGCATTTATTCATCATTTTTCACTTGGATTAAGACAAGAGCTTAAGACTACATCTGTTTCTGTGAGTGTAGTGCATCCTGGAGCTATGGCTACAAACCCAGATGTTACAAAGAGAATGAAAGAACAAGGCGTACTAGGGAAATTAACTCAATTAAATATTGAGAAGGTTGCCAAGAAGTGCATTCATCAAACATTGCATGGAAAGAGAGTGATTGTAGTTAATAGAATTAGTTGGACACTAATGTATATGCTACCAACTCGCATGTGGACGCACTTGATAACAAAGGGTGTTAAAAAGGAAATAAATATGTAA
- a CDS encoding zinc-dependent metalloprotease has protein sequence MKSITVLLVSLFSFSLLSQVKEQDLRSRMASSPFCGQETVIKVLKEKSPERYQKYIERKNQSNQLLDKADTRGTIYTIPVVFHILHDNGPENISEVQILDAMDILNRDFRKLNPDVVSIIPEFQNIAGDAEIHFELATVAPDGTCFNGITRTESLETYNDDDYGGWDQLQAVLNGNDVYQGYWPYDKYLNIIVAKKIISGAAGYTYLPYTEDVNDDPSNLYFNSIYILNSYVGSIGTSMPITSRTLTHEVGHWLNLNHIWGDEFGVCGDDEVADTPETEGSSGCDLNLHSCDGTLDNVQNYMNYSYCRVMFTQGQVDRMRATLEGNLEGRSNLWTTSNLEQTGVFLSNLGCLLKIQANQYIICEGGSTTFAVTGSNETILSYAWSFPGGSPATSTSANPSVSYASSGEYDVEVIITTLSGTNTVYKTGLITVSASPSTFVSLPIVEGFTGVTFPPADWSIENGGNPSTWKKATKGVAPTVGNSTMLDFDPANGAVNTSGDIDILHLPYFSLENMSSASLSFDVAYRPYGSTIFDDELQVLISPSCGMPYVIYDKKGAILGTEPASIEPYLDPINWRNEVIDLTPYVGGVVQIAFKGISGWGTIVYIDNINIQETTGTTNIYEELDQDFTIYPNPTSGKITLTGSNAMNIVSIYENSGRLIKTIEVNHLKEIEIDLSYLSKGIYYVQMVGEGYALTKKVAVE, from the coding sequence ATGAAAAGTATAACAGTATTATTAGTAAGTTTATTTTCTTTTTCTCTTTTGAGTCAAGTGAAAGAGCAGGATTTACGTTCACGTATGGCGTCAAGCCCTTTTTGTGGACAAGAAACGGTGATTAAAGTATTAAAAGAAAAATCACCTGAACGCTATCAGAAATATATAGAGAGGAAGAATCAGTCAAATCAGTTACTAGATAAGGCTGATACTCGTGGAACAATATATACCATCCCTGTAGTATTTCATATTCTTCATGATAATGGTCCAGAAAATATATCTGAGGTGCAGATTTTAGATGCAATGGATATTCTAAATCGAGATTTTAGAAAATTAAATCCTGATGTTGTAAGTATTATTCCTGAGTTTCAGAATATTGCAGGAGATGCAGAAATTCACTTTGAGTTGGCAACAGTTGCTCCAGATGGTACCTGTTTCAATGGTATTACTAGAACGGAATCACTAGAAACATACAATGACGATGATTATGGAGGATGGGATCAGTTACAAGCAGTTCTGAATGGGAATGATGTGTATCAAGGTTATTGGCCTTACGATAAATATTTGAATATTATAGTTGCCAAAAAGATAATTTCGGGAGCGGCAGGTTATACGTATTTACCTTATACAGAAGATGTAAACGATGATCCGTCTAACTTATATTTCAATAGTATTTATATTTTGAACAGCTATGTAGGTTCTATCGGTACTTCAATGCCTATAACCAGTAGAACACTAACTCATGAAGTAGGGCATTGGCTTAATTTAAATCATATCTGGGGAGATGAATTTGGCGTATGTGGAGATGATGAGGTGGCAGATACTCCTGAAACAGAAGGATCCTCTGGTTGTGATTTGAATTTACATTCATGCGATGGAACTTTAGATAATGTACAGAATTACATGAATTATTCATACTGTAGAGTTATGTTTACCCAAGGACAAGTTGATAGAATGAGAGCAACATTAGAGGGAAATCTTGAAGGAAGATCTAATTTGTGGACAACTTCTAATCTAGAACAAACCGGGGTATTCCTTAGTAACTTAGGCTGTTTACTTAAAATTCAAGCGAATCAGTATATCATCTGTGAAGGAGGTTCAACTACTTTTGCAGTGACAGGAAGTAATGAAACAATTCTTTCTTATGCGTGGTCTTTTCCAGGAGGATCTCCAGCAACTTCTACAAGTGCAAATCCAAGTGTAAGTTACGCATCATCTGGAGAATATGACGTGGAAGTGATTATTACTACATTATCAGGGACAAATACTGTTTATAAAACAGGGTTAATTACGGTTTCTGCATCTCCTAGTACTTTTGTTTCCTTACCTATTGTAGAAGGTTTTACAGGAGTGACTTTTCCACCTGCAGACTGGTCTATAGAAAATGGAGGAAACCCTTCTACATGGAAAAAAGCAACGAAAGGAGTAGCGCCAACCGTTGGTAATTCGACAATGCTTGATTTTGACCCTGCTAATGGCGCTGTAAATACTTCAGGAGATATAGATATTCTTCACCTCCCTTATTTCTCATTAGAGAATATGTCTTCCGCATCACTCTCTTTTGATGTGGCATATAGACCGTATGGCAGCACTATATTTGATGATGAATTACAAGTGTTGATTAGTCCAAGTTGCGGTATGCCCTATGTCATCTATGATAAAAAGGGAGCCATTTTGGGCACTGAACCTGCATCTATTGAACCTTATCTTGATCCAATCAATTGGAGAAATGAAGTTATTGATCTAACTCCTTATGTGGGAGGTGTTGTACAAATTGCTTTTAAAGGTATATCTGGTTGGGGGACTATTGTATATATAGATAATATTAATATTCAAGAAACTACTGGAACTACTAATATCTATGAAGAACTCGATCAAGATTTTACGATTTATCCCAACCCCACATCAGGTAAGATTACTTTAACAGGTTCAAATGCGATGAATATAGTTTCTATTTATGAGAATTCTGGAAGATTGATAAAGACTATAGAAGTGAACCACCTTAAAGAGATTGAAATAGATTTGTCTTATTTGTCAAAAGGGATTTACTATGTACAAATGGTAGGAGAGGGATATGCCTTAACGAAGAAGGTTGCTGTAGAATAA
- a CDS encoding alpha/beta hydrolase, translated as MEEKLKEVQLEDFKLFYEVYGNGNNAILCFHGNGRSAEDFRFLATEERKIISIHLFLHHYSTFSPERIETGEITPLHVEKLLEKILENENVDTFHWVAYSQGGRFTLCAFPYFAHRVKSMYLIAPDGMNNYSFYSWTQRQWWARMLFKRWVQKPNELMSISKFLMKFRLIHPKVIDFLEFYADNPERLKIGYQSWSSFRNLKPSNTEIRHALQYNHIKFEIIIGQYDQIISKKSARKFLKKVKNQDALKLLPFGHNIFKPEIQEELFRLLEFDMKK; from the coding sequence ATGGAAGAAAAATTAAAGGAGGTACAGCTCGAAGACTTTAAATTATTTTATGAAGTATATGGCAACGGAAACAATGCTATACTTTGCTTCCATGGTAATGGAAGGTCAGCCGAAGACTTTCGCTTTTTAGCAACCGAAGAGCGAAAAATCATCTCGATTCACCTCTTTCTACACCACTATTCTACCTTCTCACCTGAGCGTATAGAAACGGGTGAAATCACCCCACTACATGTTGAAAAGTTGTTAGAAAAAATTTTAGAAAATGAAAATGTGGACACCTTTCATTGGGTTGCTTATTCGCAAGGTGGAAGATTTACATTATGTGCCTTTCCTTATTTTGCGCATCGGGTAAAGAGTATGTATCTTATAGCTCCAGACGGCATGAATAACTATAGTTTTTACAGCTGGACACAACGTCAATGGTGGGCACGTATGTTATTCAAACGTTGGGTACAAAAGCCAAATGAACTCATGAGTATTTCCAAATTTTTAATGAAATTTCGACTTATTCATCCGAAAGTGATTGATTTCTTAGAATTTTATGCTGATAATCCAGAAAGATTAAAAATAGGATATCAATCATGGAGTAGTTTTAGGAATTTAAAACCTTCCAATACCGAAATCCGGCACGCACTTCAATATAACCATATTAAATTTGAAATTATTATTGGGCAATATGATCAAATTATTTCTAAAAAAAGTGCCCGTAAGTTCCTCAAAAAAGTAAAGAATCAAGATGCCTTAAAACTTCTTCCATTTGGCCATAACATCTTTAAACCCGAAATTCAAGAGGAACTCTTTAGATTATTAGAGTTTGACATGAAAAAATAA
- a CDS encoding DinB family protein, with product MNYKEKLIAEIQREGLSTQKLLKAVPSDQFNWRPHEKSMNLLQLAQHIAQISHYPQIIATSEFLDFANDTRKIPNINTVEDLVAFSKEGTEKSVVALSNLSETDLEKKWVMKRGDIIIIENTKDFVIRHVGLNHLYHHRGQLGVYLRLLNVPVPGMYGRSADEK from the coding sequence ATGAATTATAAAGAAAAATTAATAGCTGAAATTCAGCGTGAAGGATTAAGTACGCAGAAGTTACTTAAAGCAGTACCAAGTGATCAATTCAATTGGAGACCTCATGAAAAATCTATGAATTTATTACAATTAGCACAGCATATTGCACAGATTTCTCATTATCCACAAATTATTGCAACTTCAGAATTTCTTGATTTTGCAAATGATACACGTAAAATCCCAAACATCAATACAGTGGAGGATTTGGTAGCTTTTTCAAAGGAAGGCACCGAAAAATCAGTAGTTGCTCTTTCTAATTTGTCAGAAACGGATTTAGAGAAAAAGTGGGTAATGAAAAGAGGAGATATCATTATCATTGAAAATACGAAAGATTTTGTGATAAGACATGTTGGGTTAAATCATTTGTATCATCATAGAGGTCAATTAGGTGTGTATTTACGATTGTTAAATGTGCCTGTACCTGGAATGTATGGTAGAAGCGCCGACGAGAAGTAA
- a CDS encoding alpha/beta hydrolase encodes MINHSLYIEFHNLYKNRPTLVFLHDSLGCAQLWRDFPKKLAQATQCNFLLYDRLGYGKSESIATHERPVNYMELEADILYNLLNQFGLENVILFGHSDGGSISLIAASKYPDKIKAVIVEAAHIFVEDITLQGIYDAIKSYNTTNLKERLTKYHGDKVETLFRAWTETWTRSDYRDWNIEYLLSKISCPLLFIQGEKDEYGSLKQVERTIAQVSGQAEQFIIPDVGHTPHKEAPEMVLQKVIDFIDIQ; translated from the coding sequence ATGATTAATCATTCGCTATATATAGAATTTCATAATTTATATAAAAATCGTCCTACGCTGGTATTTCTTCATGATAGCTTAGGATGCGCCCAACTCTGGCGAGATTTTCCGAAAAAATTAGCACAAGCGACACAATGTAATTTCTTACTCTATGACCGACTTGGTTATGGAAAATCAGAATCTATAGCTACTCACGAACGACCTGTGAATTATATGGAATTAGAAGCGGATATCTTATATAATTTATTAAATCAATTTGGATTAGAAAATGTGATTTTATTTGGACATAGTGATGGTGGTTCAATTTCTTTAATTGCAGCAAGCAAATATCCTGATAAAATTAAAGCAGTTATCGTAGAAGCTGCTCATATTTTTGTAGAAGATATTACTTTACAAGGGATTTACGACGCAATAAAATCCTATAATACTACCAACTTGAAAGAACGTTTAACAAAATACCACGGAGATAAAGTAGAAACTTTGTTTAGAGCATGGACAGAAACATGGACACGAAGTGATTACCGAGATTGGAATATCGAATATTTATTGTCTAAAATTAGTTGTCCACTCTTATTCATTCAAGGGGAAAAAGATGAGTATGGTTCATTAAAGCAGGTAGAAAGAACCATTGCACAAGTTAGTGGACAAGCAGAACAATTCATTATTCCTGATGTAGGGCACACACCACACAAAGAAGCTCCAGAAATGGTGCTACAAAAAGTAATTGATTTTATCGATATACAATAG
- a CDS encoding proline dehydrogenase family protein, with translation MVSFDNTEVAFKYKTNKELNRAHKLFKIVGKPWMVSFGKKIVPISFKLGLPISGMIKATIFKQFCGGETIDECDQTIEKLYNYGVGTILDYSVEGQEKEEDFDRTKDEIKRTILKAKDHRDSIPFGVFKPTGLARKGLLERANHEDTVLTPEEKAELDRIIHRIDEICALAVECQVPIFVDAEETWIQDVMDRIVESMMEKYNKETCWIYNTIQLYRHDRIEFTRKSIERARAKGYKFGLKLVRGAYMEKERERALEMGYPSPIQPDKASSDHDFDLATQIMVENIDVCAVCCGTHNEKSAMLLVDLIEKHKLDKNDKRIFFAQLLGMSDHISFNLADAGYNVTKYVPYGPVKKVTPYLLRRAEENTSVAGQTGRELSLIEKEWKRRKGK, from the coding sequence ATGGTTTCATTCGATAATACAGAAGTAGCTTTTAAATATAAGACAAACAAAGAATTAAATAGAGCACACAAACTTTTCAAAATTGTAGGCAAACCATGGATGGTTTCTTTTGGTAAAAAGATAGTTCCTATCTCTTTCAAATTAGGCCTGCCTATTTCAGGGATGATAAAAGCAACCATTTTCAAGCAATTTTGCGGAGGAGAAACTATTGACGAATGTGACCAAACCATAGAAAAACTATATAACTATGGGGTGGGTACTATTTTAGATTATTCCGTAGAAGGACAAGAAAAAGAAGAAGATTTTGACCGTACCAAGGATGAAATTAAGCGCACTATTCTCAAAGCAAAAGATCACAGAGATTCTATTCCATTTGGCGTATTTAAACCAACAGGTTTGGCAAGAAAAGGATTGTTAGAAAGAGCAAATCATGAAGATACTGTTCTAACCCCTGAAGAAAAGGCGGAGCTAGATCGTATCATCCATCGAATTGATGAAATATGTGCTTTAGCTGTAGAATGTCAGGTCCCCATTTTTGTAGATGCTGAAGAAACATGGATTCAGGACGTGATGGATAGAATCGTAGAGTCTATGATGGAAAAATACAACAAAGAAACTTGTTGGATATATAATACTATCCAATTGTATCGTCACGACCGAATTGAATTTACTCGTAAAAGTATTGAAAGAGCAAGAGCCAAAGGATATAAGTTTGGTTTAAAACTGGTTCGGGGAGCCTATATGGAAAAAGAAAGAGAACGTGCCCTCGAAATGGGATATCCCTCTCCTATTCAGCCTGATAAAGCATCTAGCGACCATGATTTTGATTTGGCTACTCAAATCATGGTAGAAAATATAGATGTATGTGCGGTTTGTTGTGGAACTCACAATGAAAAAAGCGCGATGTTATTAGTAGATCTTATTGAAAAACACAAACTAGACAAGAATGATAAGCGTATTTTCTTTGCGCAACTTTTGGGTATGTCTGACCATATTTCTTTTAATCTTGCAGATGCAGGTTATAACGTAACTAAATACGTTCCTTATGGCCCTGTAAAGAAAGTCACACCATATTTATTGAGAAGAGCAGAAGAAAATACTTCTGTAGCTGGACAAACAGGTAGAGAGCTTAGTTTGATCGAGAAAGAGTGGAAGAGAAGGAAGGGAAAGTAA
- the carB gene encoding carbamoyl-phosphate synthase large subunit, whose translation MPKNEKIKSVLIIGSGPIVIGQACEFDYSGSQAARSLREEGIEVTLINSNPATIMTDEVVADNIYLKPLTPESIREILTLHKIDAVLPTMGGQTGLNLSMECDNLGIWEEFGVEMIGVDIHAIEVTENREDFRELMNEIGIPMAPQKTARSFLEGKEIAQEFGLPLCIRSSFTLGGAGAGIVYKEDEFDKLLEHGLHESPIHEVMIDKALMGWKEIEIEIIRDSNDNFIIVCCIENFDPMGVHTGDSITIAPAMTISDKCYQKMRDMSIKMVRAVGHFAGGCNVQFAVSPDENEEIIAVEINPRVSRSSALASKATGYPIAKIASKLAIGYTLDELDNQITKTTTAFFEPTVDYVIVKIPRWNFNKFPGADRKLGLQMKAVGEVMSIGRSFQEALQKACQSLEIGRNGLGADGKEWTDQSKILDSLEHPSWDRLFHIYDAIKLGIPFKTIQEKTKIDIWFLRQIEELIKFEKRIEAFSLNTIPKQLMYEAKQKGYADRQLGHLLKCLESEVRAKRIEMGVKRTFKQVDTCAAEFPAHTPYFYSTFETENESEVSDKKKVIVLGSGPNRIGQGIEFDYSCVHGVIAAKEAGYETIIINCNPETVSTDFDTADKLYFEPVFWEHIYDIIDHEKPEGVIVQLGGQTALKLAEKLERYGIKIIGTSYDAVDLAEDRGRFSNLLRDHNIPFPEFGVVENAEQALELADTLGFPILVRPSYVLGGQKMKIVINKEDLEHHVVDILNEMPENQILLDRFLGGAIEAEADAICDGENVYIIGVMQHIEPAGIHSGDSYAVLPPYNLGDFVMQQIEDITKKIAVELKTVGLINIQFVIKDEKVYVIEANPRASRTVPFISKAYKEPYVKYATKVMLGVNKVTDFQFNPKREGYAVKIPVFSYGKFPEVTKELGPEMKSTGEAIQFIKDLKDPFFLKIFAERNLYLSK comes from the coding sequence ATGCCTAAAAACGAAAAGATTAAATCGGTTCTTATCATTGGGAGTGGCCCCATCGTCATCGGTCAAGCATGTGAATTTGATTATTCCGGATCTCAAGCAGCTCGTTCTCTGAGAGAAGAAGGGATTGAAGTTACCTTGATTAACTCAAATCCTGCGACTATTATGACAGATGAAGTGGTAGCTGATAATATTTATCTCAAACCTCTTACCCCTGAAAGTATCCGAGAAATTTTAACATTACATAAGATTGATGCCGTGTTGCCTACTATGGGGGGGCAAACAGGATTGAATTTATCTATGGAATGTGATAATTTAGGTATTTGGGAAGAATTTGGTGTGGAGATGATAGGAGTGGATATCCACGCTATTGAGGTGACGGAAAATCGTGAAGATTTTAGAGAATTAATGAATGAAATTGGGATCCCTATGGCACCCCAAAAAACAGCACGTTCTTTTCTCGAAGGGAAAGAAATTGCGCAAGAATTTGGCTTGCCTCTTTGTATCCGTTCTTCTTTTACCTTAGGTGGTGCAGGCGCTGGAATCGTATATAAAGAAGACGAATTTGACAAGTTACTCGAACATGGTTTACATGAATCGCCCATTCATGAAGTAATGATTGATAAGGCATTAATGGGCTGGAAAGAAATCGAGATTGAAATAATTCGTGATAGTAATGATAACTTCATTATTGTATGCTGTATTGAAAATTTTGACCCTATGGGTGTTCATACAGGAGACTCTATTACGATAGCTCCTGCAATGACAATATCTGATAAATGTTACCAGAAAATGAGAGACATGTCTATCAAAATGGTACGTGCTGTTGGACATTTTGCAGGAGGATGTAATGTGCAATTTGCAGTTTCTCCGGATGAAAATGAAGAAATTATAGCAGTAGAAATTAATCCACGGGTTTCACGTTCATCTGCTTTAGCTTCTAAAGCTACGGGTTATCCCATTGCAAAAATTGCCTCTAAGCTAGCAATTGGTTATACCTTAGATGAGTTAGACAATCAAATCACAAAGACTACCACTGCCTTTTTTGAACCAACAGTAGATTATGTGATTGTTAAAATACCACGTTGGAATTTTAATAAATTTCCAGGAGCTGATCGTAAACTTGGTTTGCAAATGAAAGCGGTGGGAGAAGTGATGTCAATTGGACGCTCTTTTCAAGAAGCACTTCAAAAGGCGTGTCAGTCGCTCGAGATTGGAAGAAATGGACTAGGGGCTGACGGGAAAGAATGGACAGATCAATCAAAAATTCTTGATAGTTTAGAACATCCAAGTTGGGATAGATTATTCCATATTTATGATGCGATTAAATTGGGAATTCCATTTAAAACTATCCAAGAAAAAACTAAGATTGATATTTGGTTTTTGCGTCAGATTGAAGAGTTGATTAAATTTGAAAAAAGGATTGAAGCTTTTAGTTTGAATACTATTCCAAAGCAATTGATGTACGAGGCTAAGCAAAAGGGTTATGCGGATCGTCAGTTAGGTCATCTCTTAAAATGTTTGGAATCTGAAGTACGTGCGAAACGTATAGAAATGGGTGTGAAACGTACCTTTAAACAAGTTGACACATGTGCGGCTGAATTCCCTGCTCATACTCCTTATTTCTACTCTACTTTTGAAACTGAAAATGAAAGTGAGGTTTCTGATAAGAAAAAAGTGATAGTGCTTGGTTCTGGTCCAAATAGAATTGGACAAGGTATTGAATTCGACTATTCTTGTGTTCATGGAGTAATTGCTGCAAAAGAAGCAGGATATGAAACCATAATAATTAACTGTAACCCTGAAACTGTTTCTACAGATTTCGATACAGCAGATAAATTATATTTTGAACCTGTTTTCTGGGAACATATTTACGATATCATTGATCATGAAAAGCCAGAAGGTGTAATTGTTCAGTTGGGCGGTCAAACTGCCCTAAAATTAGCTGAAAAGTTAGAGCGTTATGGAATCAAAATTATTGGAACAAGTTATGATGCAGTTGACTTAGCGGAAGATAGAGGACGTTTCTCCAATTTATTAAGAGACCACAATATTCCTTTCCCTGAATTTGGAGTAGTTGAGAACGCAGAACAAGCCTTGGAATTAGCTGATACTTTAGGTTTTCCAATTTTGGTAAGACCATCCTATGTATTAGGTGGCCAGAAAATGAAAATTGTTATCAATAAAGAAGATTTGGAGCACCACGTTGTTGATATTCTTAATGAAATGCCTGAAAACCAAATTTTATTAGATAGATTTTTAGGTGGAGCTATTGAAGCAGAGGCTGATGCTATTTGCGATGGTGAAAATGTGTACATCATTGGTGTGATGCAACATATTGAACCAGCAGGTATTCATTCGGGTGACTCTTACGCAGTGCTGCCTCCATATAATTTAGGAGATTTTGTGATGCAACAAATTGAAGATATCACCAAGAAGATTGCTGTAGAATTAAAAACAGTAGGTTTAATTAATATTCAATTTGTTATTAAAGATGAAAAGGTATATGTAATTGAAGCAAATCCAAGAGCATCTCGAACTGTGCCTTTTATTTCAAAAGCATATAAAGAGCCTTATGTGAAATATGCGACTAAAGTGATGTTGGGAGTGAATAAGGTTACAGATTTTCAATTCAATCCAAAGCGAGAAGGGTATGCAGTTAAGATTCCTGTGTTCTCTTATGGTAAATTCCCTGAAGTTACTAAGGAATTAGGTCCTGAAATGAAATCTACTGGAGAAGCGATTCAGTTTATTAAAGACTTGAAAGATCCATTCTTTTTGAAGATATTTGCTGAACGAAATCTGTATTTGTCTAAATAG